One stretch of Rhizobium rhizoryzae DNA includes these proteins:
- a CDS encoding sensor histidine kinase → MGKRYLSALVGFILIGVVFAIHGGDIIKARYLAEAATQGGTTLRLAVSALEGHLKRYEALPALIADQPDIEALILQPDNLIRRHSTNLYLANINALLKSSDIYMLTMDGETIAASNFDLPTSFIGQNFSYRPYFQEAAKGKQARFYALGTTSAKRGYYFSSPIEIGGIVRGVIVFKVDIDVLEASWEGGDARIFVSDPEGIIFMTGSPHWLYHSILPLTQERIDRTSASRRYSDAVLKPLPFTERVEDGHRIMSVAEAGGTRDYLVLSQSMPDADWTVNVLTDTASARAQAQTVVIAVLLVLCLVGLGVAILMQRRARLDERLHLQEAAQVELERRVEERTADLARVNTRIEEEIAERRATELQLRQTQADLIQAGKLAGLGQMSAALSHEFNQPLAAAKTYSDSADVLIERGRLEEARDNIRRISALIDRMASISRHLRNFARKPNEKLSGVALDDVIRDTLEIVSTRLKSAQAEIDMSLPRDIPPVLAGSIRLQQVLVNIITNAADAVEGLDDRRIELTVDVDEMVHIRVRDHGAGVAAAISERIFDPFFTTKGVGKGLGLGLSISYNIIKDFGGSLSVANHPDGGAVFTISLMAATGQVGLAAE, encoded by the coding sequence TTGGGGAAGCGATATCTGTCGGCATTGGTCGGCTTTATCCTGATCGGTGTCGTTTTCGCCATCCACGGCGGCGACATCATCAAGGCGCGCTATCTCGCCGAAGCAGCGACGCAGGGCGGTACCACCTTGAGGCTGGCCGTGTCGGCGCTCGAGGGGCACCTCAAGCGTTATGAGGCACTACCGGCGCTGATTGCAGATCAGCCTGACATCGAGGCCCTGATTCTCCAGCCGGACAACCTGATCCGCCGTCATTCCACCAATCTCTATCTCGCCAACATCAATGCGCTTCTGAAATCCTCCGACATCTATATGCTGACAATGGACGGCGAGACGATCGCCGCCAGTAACTTCGACCTGCCCACCAGCTTTATTGGCCAGAATTTCAGCTACCGTCCCTATTTCCAGGAGGCGGCCAAGGGCAAGCAGGCCCGCTTCTATGCGCTGGGCACCACATCGGCCAAACGCGGCTATTATTTTTCTTCGCCCATCGAGATTGGCGGCATCGTTCGGGGCGTGATCGTCTTCAAGGTCGATATCGATGTGCTGGAAGCCTCATGGGAAGGAGGGGATGCACGCATCTTCGTGTCCGATCCCGAAGGCATCATTTTCATGACGGGCAGCCCGCACTGGCTCTATCATTCGATCCTGCCGCTGACGCAAGAGAGAATTGACCGGACCTCCGCCTCGCGTCGCTACTCCGATGCCGTGCTCAAACCGCTTCCCTTCACCGAACGCGTCGAGGATGGCCACCGGATCATGAGCGTTGCCGAAGCAGGTGGAACGCGCGATTACCTGGTGCTGTCTCAAAGCATGCCGGATGCGGACTGGACCGTGAATGTGCTTACGGACACGGCCTCGGCGCGGGCGCAGGCGCAGACCGTCGTGATTGCCGTTCTGCTGGTCCTGTGTCTGGTGGGCCTCGGTGTTGCAATCCTGATGCAGCGCCGCGCACGGCTGGACGAGCGGCTGCATCTGCAGGAGGCCGCCCAAGTGGAACTGGAGCGCCGGGTCGAGGAGCGCACAGCGGATCTCGCGCGGGTCAACACCCGCATCGAGGAAGAGATCGCCGAACGCCGCGCAACGGAACTTCAATTGCGCCAGACACAGGCAGACCTGATCCAGGCCGGAAAGCTTGCGGGTCTTGGCCAGATGTCGGCCGCACTTTCCCACGAATTCAACCAGCCGCTCGCGGCAGCCAAGACCTATTCCGACAGTGCGGATGTCCTGATCGAGCGTGGCAGGCTCGAAGAAGCGCGCGACAATATCCGGCGTATTTCGGCGCTCATCGACCGAATGGCCTCCATCTCGCGTCACCTGCGCAATTTTGCGCGCAAACCGAACGAGAAACTGAGCGGCGTGGCGCTGGATGACGTCATCCGCGATACGCTGGAGATCGTCTCGACCCGCCTGAAGAGCGCGCAGGCGGAGATCGATATGTCGCTTCCCCGCGATATCCCGCCCGTACTCGCCGGGTCCATTCGCCTGCAGCAGGTTCTGGTCAATATCATCACCAATGCAGCGGATGCGGTCGAAGGTCTCGACGACAGGCGTATCGAACTGACGGTCGATGTGGATGAGATGGTGCATATTCGCGTACGCGACCATGGCGCGGGTGTCGCGGCGGCGATCAGCGAGCGCATTTTCGATCCGTTTTTCACCACCAAAGGTGTTGGCAAGGGCTTGGGACTCGGCCTGTCCATATCCTATAACATCATCAAGGATTTCGGTGGCAGCCTGAGCGTCGCGAACCACCCGGATGGCGGGGCGGTCTTCACGATCTCGCTCATGGCGGCAACCGGGCAGGTGGGCCTAGCGGCGGAGTGA
- a CDS encoding phospholipase D-like domain-containing protein, whose protein sequence is MDYRSSAETDTSATGSIVQPGRNAWRSSRCDKAAFLIDGAEYYRRLEQVLYKARHSIFIVGWDFNPHIRLQPEVPGSPTLGQILRQRVDSQPDLIVRILVWGMGPVYSGKSLKIFRKTGWNDHPRIIMEFDFRHPIRASHHQKMVCVDDTVAFLGGIDLTARRWDDRNHSIPNKLRCSPDGTCYGPVHDAQSIVSGDAARLVGDACRKRWKWATKQELAPGQPSSDDLWPTDLAPVLTDCPVALALTEPLKWNGRRGRREAIQLTHDALRAARSHIYLESQYLASFAVARTIMDRLAEADGPEIIILVTQESHGFLEKLMMGHNRTRLIRRMKRHDRYNRLRVYYSVTQDEEGKETEIIVHAKLVIIDDRFIRIGSSNLNNRSEGLDTESDLAFEPEKAEDRKAVLDLRHDLLAEHLGSTPEAVASLVEETGSLIRTIERLNNQRRGLRHFNVDVLHGETDSLIGTSLIDPRRPFWPFRQLKVGTRWALSRLMRSFT, encoded by the coding sequence GTGGACTACAGATCATCGGCAGAAACGGATACATCGGCAACAGGCAGCATCGTTCAGCCTGGCCGCAATGCCTGGCGCAGTTCAAGATGCGACAAGGCGGCATTCCTGATCGACGGTGCGGAATACTATCGCAGGCTCGAGCAGGTTCTCTACAAGGCTCGTCATTCGATCTTCATCGTCGGTTGGGACTTCAACCCCCATATCCGCCTTCAGCCCGAGGTTCCTGGCAGTCCGACGCTTGGCCAGATCCTTCGCCAGCGTGTGGATTCCCAGCCGGATCTCATCGTCCGCATTCTGGTCTGGGGCATGGGACCGGTCTATTCCGGCAAGAGCCTGAAGATATTCCGCAAGACGGGCTGGAACGACCATCCCCGCATCATTATGGAATTCGACTTCCGCCACCCAATCCGCGCCAGCCACCATCAGAAGATGGTCTGCGTCGACGATACGGTTGCCTTCCTCGGCGGCATAGACCTGACCGCCCGCCGCTGGGACGATCGCAATCATTCCATTCCGAACAAGCTGCGCTGCTCGCCGGATGGAACCTGCTACGGCCCTGTTCACGATGCGCAGTCGATCGTATCCGGCGATGCCGCAAGGCTGGTGGGCGATGCATGCCGCAAGCGCTGGAAATGGGCGACGAAGCAGGAACTGGCGCCTGGCCAGCCAAGTTCTGACGATCTCTGGCCGACGGACCTGGCACCGGTCTTGACCGATTGCCCCGTCGCCCTTGCTCTCACCGAACCGCTGAAGTGGAACGGTCGCCGCGGACGTCGCGAAGCCATCCAGTTGACGCATGATGCCCTGCGCGCCGCGCGGAGCCACATCTACCTGGAATCGCAATATCTCGCCTCCTTTGCCGTTGCGCGCACGATCATGGATCGGCTTGCGGAGGCGGATGGACCGGAAATCATCATTCTCGTGACCCAGGAATCGCACGGCTTTCTGGAAAAGCTTATGATGGGTCATAATCGGACCCGTCTCATCCGGCGCATGAAACGTCATGACCGCTATAATCGCCTGCGCGTCTATTACTCGGTGACACAGGATGAAGAAGGCAAGGAGACGGAAATTATCGTCCATGCCAAGCTCGTCATCATCGATGACCGTTTCATCCGCATTGGATCATCCAACCTCAATAACCGATCCGAAGGTCTGGATACGGAATCCGATCTGGCGTTCGAACCCGAGAAGGCAGAAGATCGAAAGGCTGTACTCGATCTTCGTCATGATCTCCTCGCTGAACATCTCGGCTCGACGCCGGAAGCCGTTGCCAGCCTTGTCGAGGAAACTGGCTCGTTGATCCGCACGATCGAACGGCTGAACAATCAGCGTCGGGGCTTGCGTCATTTCAACGTCGATGTGCTGCACGGAGAGACGGATTCGCTGATCGGCACCTCGCTGATCGATCCGCGCCGACCCTTCTGGCCATTCCGCCAGTTGAAGGTCGGCACGCGCTGGGCATTGTCACGCCTGATGCGCAGCTTCACCTGA
- a CDS encoding tripartite tricarboxylate transporter substrate-binding protein, whose protein sequence is MKLFKALACATAFAAVAFSSVAQAAGYPERSITMIVPFSAGGPTDTVARLVAESMSKDLGQQIIIENVGGAGGTLGAGRVAKADADGYTLLLHHIGMATSATLYRKLPYDTLKDFEYVGLVTDVPMTIVTRKDMAAKDLKGLIEFAKANKDKVTVANAGIGAASHLCGMMFMSAIQTPLVTVPYKGTGPAMTDLLGGQVDIMCDQTTNTTKQIQGGTIKAYAVTSPKRLDVLKDVPTAVEAGLAGFEVGIWHGVYTPKGTPAAVNERLSKALKVALKDPNVVARFAELGTVPSPEADATPAALKAKLEGEITRWQPVIKAAGQYAD, encoded by the coding sequence ATGAAGCTTTTTAAGGCTCTCGCTTGCGCAACTGCATTTGCCGCCGTTGCTTTCTCGTCCGTTGCACAGGCTGCCGGTTACCCTGAGCGGTCGATTACCATGATCGTGCCGTTCTCTGCAGGTGGCCCGACCGATACGGTTGCACGCCTCGTTGCAGAATCCATGTCGAAGGATCTCGGTCAGCAGATCATCATCGAAAACGTCGGCGGCGCTGGCGGAACACTCGGTGCCGGCCGCGTGGCGAAGGCGGATGCAGATGGTTACACGCTGCTCCTTCACCACATAGGTATGGCAACCAGCGCGACCCTCTATCGCAAGCTGCCCTATGATACGCTGAAGGACTTCGAATATGTTGGTCTCGTCACTGACGTTCCGATGACCATCGTGACCCGCAAGGACATGGCAGCAAAGGATCTCAAGGGTCTCATCGAGTTCGCCAAGGCCAACAAGGACAAGGTGACAGTAGCCAATGCCGGTATCGGTGCCGCATCCCACCTGTGCGGCATGATGTTCATGAGCGCGATCCAGACCCCTCTGGTCACTGTGCCTTACAAGGGTACGGGCCCTGCGATGACCGACCTTCTGGGCGGTCAGGTCGACATCATGTGCGACCAGACGACCAATACGACGAAGCAGATCCAGGGCGGTACGATCAAGGCCTATGCCGTGACGTCGCCCAAGCGTCTTGACGTCCTGAAGGATGTACCGACGGCCGTCGAAGCAGGATTGGCTGGCTTTGAAGTCGGCATCTGGCATGGTGTCTACACGCCGAAGGGAACGCCTGCCGCTGTCAACGAGCGTCTGTCCAAGGCGCTGAAGGTGGCGCTGAAGGATCCGAATGTCGTTGCCCGCTTCGCTGAACTTGGAACCGTGCCGTCCCCTGAAGCGGATGCCACGCCCGCTGCCCTGAAAGCCAAGCTCGAGGGTGAAATCACTCGCTGGCAGCCGGTGATCAAGGCTGCAGGCCAGTACGCGGACTGA
- a CDS encoding ferritin-like domain-containing protein yields MTHARDHFAVWLRDAHAMEVQGATMLRSQIGRIENYPDLRERLQEHLGETEDQAQSLRELMERAPGPQSVLKDVASKLSATAQGLTGLLASDEIVRICTSIYSFEHTEIATYRVLYAAADEIGDGKAVDVLGKIIEQEKAMADWIESYLDGVTRLYLMREERDLIAKR; encoded by the coding sequence ATGACCCATGCTCGAGATCATTTCGCCGTCTGGCTTCGTGATGCGCATGCCATGGAAGTTCAGGGCGCGACCATGCTGCGCAGCCAGATCGGCCGCATCGAGAACTATCCGGACCTGCGCGAGCGGTTGCAGGAGCATCTTGGTGAAACCGAAGACCAGGCCCAATCTTTGCGGGAGTTGATGGAGCGTGCACCCGGTCCGCAGTCAGTGCTGAAGGATGTCGCCAGCAAACTGTCGGCGACCGCGCAAGGTCTCACCGGCCTGCTTGCCAGTGACGAGATCGTGCGTATCTGCACCAGCATCTACAGCTTCGAGCATACGGAAATCGCCACGTATCGCGTACTCTATGCAGCCGCCGACGAGATCGGCGACGGCAAGGCTGTCGATGTATTGGGTAAGATTATCGAACAGGAGAAAGCCATGGCTGACTGGATAGAGAGCTATCTGGACGGCGTGACCCGCCTCTATCTCATGCGTGAGGAACGCGACCTCATCGCGAAGCGATGA
- a CDS encoding sigma-54-dependent transcriptional regulator: protein MQRVLLADDEEELRRSTAQALELSGFQVQTLASAEQVLELIGYSFEGVIVSDIRMPGMDGMTLMQRVRELDAEIPVILVTGHGDVQLAVKAMREGAYDFIEKPFTTSHLAGVLRRAQDRRNLVLENRRLRAVAGKRDDIETRLPGRTQVMVDLRYQIRAIGAADADTLIIGETGVGKEVVARALHDVSARANRPFIAINCASLPETLIESELFGHEAGAFPGALRPRYGKFEHGRGGTILLDEIGSMPIDLQAKFLRVLQERVITRLGSNEPVGLDVRFIATSKVDLEAEVAAGRFRADLLYRLNVVTLRVPSLAQRRADIPLLFLQLVREAAARYGREDMDVPQEVVMSVAQRDWPGNVRELRNAADRLVLGLDMRPGDGGALVKPESGRLADRVAAFERNIIAAAISANGGALKPVYEQLGISRKTLYEKMQKYGLDKKLLSPDGLAELGEEI from the coding sequence ATGCAGCGTGTATTACTGGCGGATGACGAGGAGGAGCTTCGCCGTTCCACAGCCCAGGCGCTGGAGCTTTCCGGCTTTCAGGTCCAGACCCTTGCGAGTGCCGAACAGGTTCTGGAACTCATCGGCTACTCCTTCGAGGGCGTGATCGTCAGCGACATTCGCATGCCCGGCATGGACGGCATGACCCTGATGCAGCGTGTCCGTGAACTGGATGCCGAAATCCCCGTCATTCTGGTCACCGGTCATGGCGATGTGCAATTGGCCGTCAAGGCCATGCGCGAGGGCGCCTATGATTTCATCGAGAAGCCGTTCACTACGTCGCATCTGGCTGGCGTGTTGCGCCGTGCTCAGGACCGCCGCAACCTGGTGCTGGAAAATCGGCGGCTTCGCGCGGTCGCGGGCAAGCGCGACGATATCGAGACTCGGCTGCCGGGGCGTACGCAGGTCATGGTCGATCTTCGCTACCAGATCCGCGCCATCGGTGCCGCGGATGCCGATACGCTGATCATTGGCGAGACAGGGGTCGGCAAAGAGGTGGTGGCGCGCGCCTTGCACGATGTCAGCGCCCGCGCCAACCGTCCCTTCATTGCCATCAATTGCGCGTCGCTGCCGGAAACCTTGATCGAGAGCGAACTTTTCGGGCATGAGGCAGGCGCGTTTCCCGGCGCGCTCAGACCTCGCTACGGCAAGTTCGAGCACGGGCGGGGCGGCACGATCCTGCTCGATGAAATCGGGTCCATGCCCATCGATCTCCAGGCGAAGTTCCTGCGCGTCCTGCAGGAAAGGGTCATCACCCGGCTGGGCTCCAATGAGCCGGTAGGACTCGATGTGCGTTTCATTGCAACGAGCAAGGTGGATCTGGAGGCAGAGGTTGCCGCGGGCCGCTTCCGCGCCGATCTCCTTTATCGTTTGAACGTGGTGACCCTGCGGGTCCCCTCTCTGGCACAACGCCGGGCGGACATCCCGCTTCTGTTTCTGCAGCTCGTTCGCGAGGCGGCGGCTCGCTATGGCCGGGAAGACATGGATGTGCCGCAGGAAGTGGTCATGTCCGTTGCGCAACGGGACTGGCCGGGAAATGTCCGTGAATTGCGCAATGCAGCCGATCGTCTCGTTCTTGGCCTGGACATGCGACCCGGCGATGGCGGCGCGCTGGTCAAGCCGGAGAGCGGTCGCCTGGCCGACCGTGTTGCGGCGTTCGAACGGAACATCATTGCCGCAGCAATCTCGGCCAATGGCGGCGCCCTCAAACCCGTCTACGAGCAGCTGGGAATCAGCCGAAAGACGCTTTACGAGAAAATGCAGAAGTATGGTCTCGACAAGAAACTTCTGTCTCCGGACGGGCTTGCGGAACTGGGCGAAGAGATCTGA